The following proteins are encoded in a genomic region of Dethiosulfovibrio faecalis:
- the dnaE gene encoding DNA polymerase III subunit alpha: MTKEKKFVHLHVHTEYSLLDGAIRCKELARRVREWDMPAVAITDHGVMYGVVEFYQACKDEGVKPIIGCEIYVAPEGIEEKRKENPINHLLLLAENDVGYHNLVKLVSIANTDGFYYKPRVDHDLLSRHSEGIIACSACLAGEIPQLLIAGEDDKALDRANLYRDIFGEDNFFLEIQYNHIPQQAVVNKGLIEMSRKHGFPLVATTDSHYMNEEDYDWHEILLCVGTNSTLDDPKRMSFETNDFYLRSAEEMWQIFGDDVPEALENTLKIAERCDVSFDLGTREYKLPQFDIPEGETLESFLEKSAFDGLKERLKGEPLTDEYRRRLEYELSVINQMGFPGYFLIIADVIQACKERGIPIGPGRGSAAGSLVAYAMKITELDPIKYGLIFERFLNPERVTMPDIDTDVSDKGREDLLKYVVEKYGVENVSQIITFGRMKTKAAIKDVGRAMGIPYAEVDRVAKLVPDGVKSIADAISLTPDLKEIRDKDPKMKTLLESAAKIEGLARHCSQHAAGVVITPMPLTDLVPVRRIGENQVVTQFSMEPVERLGLVKMDFLGLQTLSILEEALENIKTNGKEPPNLNELPMDDQPTFKMLQAGDTLGVFQLESAGMRRLLKKMLPDSFEDVIAVLALYRPGPLESGMLDQYVECKHGRARAHYLHPMLEDVLKETHGVILYQEQVMKCASTLAGYTLGGADLLRRAMGKKKVEVMNEQRAIFLSGAEKQGVDKAKADEIFDIIQKFAGYGFNKSHSAAYALISYQTAYLKAHYDREFMAAYLTSQIGAKKDVMAAYVREVRKSGIPVLPPDVNHSRSAFTAVENVIRFGLEAVGKVGAGAVEAIIKAREEGGLFKDLWDFLDRVDVHCLNKGVMENLIKAGAFDSISPNRRQLMESFPAMMDYALKRGCDGDQCSLFGEQEAAVHPDMVEVDDYDIQEKLEMEKSAIGMYISGHPFERHEERASRYVNCTISDLELWRSEKVSPCFAGMLVGSVEKYTKRGDPMGILRFEDCSGEIEAVCFPKPREGRPWLDIKPSLIPGDPYLVRGSVQDRGGVNVLVNEVVPLKGDLAGVRRYAEISLREEAFRDSFFREFLRILKGHPGDSSVLLKLEGDHERACVVLDDIRISPSSDLRKKLESLISSDLVALRI; encoded by the coding sequence GTGACTAAGGAAAAGAAATTCGTCCACCTTCACGTCCATACGGAATACAGCCTCCTTGACGGTGCCATCCGGTGCAAGGAGCTTGCCAGAAGGGTCAGAGAATGGGATATGCCCGCCGTAGCCATAACGGATCACGGCGTGATGTACGGTGTTGTGGAGTTCTACCAGGCCTGCAAGGACGAGGGAGTCAAGCCGATCATAGGGTGCGAGATATACGTTGCCCCAGAGGGAATAGAGGAGAAGAGAAAGGAAAATCCGATAAACCACCTTCTGCTCCTGGCGGAGAACGACGTCGGATACCACAACCTGGTAAAGCTGGTCTCCATCGCCAACACCGACGGTTTCTACTACAAACCCAGGGTGGATCACGACCTTCTGTCCCGTCACAGCGAGGGGATCATAGCTTGTTCCGCCTGTCTCGCCGGAGAGATCCCCCAGCTTCTCATAGCAGGAGAGGACGATAAGGCCCTGGATAGGGCGAATCTCTACAGGGATATATTCGGCGAGGACAACTTCTTTCTCGAGATACAGTACAACCATATTCCCCAGCAGGCGGTGGTCAACAAGGGGCTGATAGAGATGTCCCGTAAGCACGGCTTTCCCCTGGTGGCCACCACCGACTCGCACTATATGAACGAGGAGGACTACGACTGGCACGAGATTCTGCTGTGTGTGGGGACCAACTCTACCCTGGACGATCCTAAGAGGATGTCCTTCGAGACCAACGACTTCTACCTTCGTTCCGCCGAGGAGATGTGGCAGATCTTCGGGGACGATGTGCCGGAGGCTCTGGAAAACACCTTAAAAATAGCGGAGAGATGCGACGTCTCCTTCGACCTGGGTACGAGGGAGTATAAGCTTCCCCAGTTCGATATCCCCGAGGGTGAGACCTTGGAGAGTTTTCTGGAGAAAAGCGCCTTCGATGGACTCAAGGAGAGGCTGAAGGGCGAGCCCTTGACGGATGAGTACAGACGGAGACTCGAGTACGAGTTATCGGTTATCAACCAGATGGGATTCCCAGGTTATTTCCTGATTATAGCCGACGTCATACAGGCCTGTAAGGAGAGGGGCATCCCCATAGGTCCCGGAAGAGGTTCCGCCGCAGGGTCTCTGGTGGCATACGCCATGAAGATAACCGAGCTGGACCCCATAAAATACGGCCTGATATTCGAGAGATTCCTCAACCCCGAGAGGGTGACCATGCCCGATATAGATACGGACGTCTCCGACAAGGGGCGGGAGGATCTTCTAAAGTACGTCGTGGAGAAGTACGGGGTGGAAAACGTCTCCCAGATAATAACCTTCGGGAGGATGAAGACCAAGGCGGCCATAAAGGACGTGGGAAGGGCAATGGGGATTCCCTACGCCGAGGTGGATAGGGTCGCCAAACTCGTCCCCGACGGGGTGAAGTCCATCGCCGACGCCATCTCCTTGACCCCGGATCTCAAGGAGATCCGCGACAAGGACCCTAAGATGAAGACTTTGCTGGAGAGTGCCGCCAAGATAGAGGGTTTGGCCAGGCACTGTTCCCAGCACGCAGCCGGAGTGGTGATAACCCCCATGCCCCTGACCGACCTGGTTCCGGTCCGTAGGATAGGCGAGAATCAGGTGGTGACGCAGTTCTCTATGGAGCCTGTAGAGAGGCTGGGGTTGGTCAAGATGGACTTTCTGGGTCTTCAGACTCTCTCCATATTGGAGGAAGCGTTGGAAAATATAAAGACCAACGGTAAGGAACCTCCGAACCTGAACGAACTGCCCATGGACGACCAGCCCACCTTCAAGATGCTCCAGGCGGGAGATACTCTGGGAGTGTTCCAGTTGGAGTCGGCCGGCATGAGACGGTTGCTCAAGAAGATGCTCCCCGACAGCTTCGAGGACGTCATAGCGGTGCTGGCTCTCTATCGCCCCGGTCCTCTGGAGAGCGGTATGTTGGACCAGTACGTGGAGTGCAAGCACGGCAGGGCCAGGGCTCATTATCTTCATCCCATGCTGGAGGACGTGCTGAAAGAGACCCATGGCGTTATTCTCTATCAGGAACAGGTTATGAAATGCGCATCCACCCTCGCTGGTTACACCCTGGGAGGAGCGGATCTCCTTCGCAGAGCCATGGGGAAAAAAAAGGTCGAGGTCATGAACGAGCAGAGGGCCATCTTCCTCTCCGGAGCGGAGAAACAGGGAGTGGACAAGGCCAAGGCAGACGAGATCTTCGACATAATACAGAAGTTCGCCGGATACGGTTTCAATAAATCCCATAGCGCTGCCTATGCTCTCATCAGCTATCAGACGGCCTATCTCAAAGCCCATTACGACAGGGAGTTTATGGCAGCCTATCTGACCAGCCAGATAGGGGCGAAGAAGGACGTCATGGCAGCCTACGTCAGGGAGGTCAGAAAATCTGGCATTCCAGTGTTGCCCCCGGACGTAAACCATTCCCGTTCGGCCTTCACAGCGGTGGAGAACGTCATCCGTTTCGGTCTCGAGGCCGTGGGCAAGGTGGGAGCGGGTGCGGTGGAGGCCATCATAAAGGCCAGGGAAGAGGGAGGTCTTTTCAAGGACCTCTGGGATTTTCTGGATCGAGTTGACGTTCACTGTCTCAACAAGGGGGTCATGGAAAACCTCATAAAGGCCGGGGCGTTCGACAGCATATCTCCAAATCGCAGACAGCTCATGGAATCCTTCCCGGCCATGATGGACTACGCTCTGAAACGGGGTTGCGACGGAGATCAATGTTCGCTTTTCGGGGAACAGGAGGCGGCCGTTCACCCCGATATGGTCGAGGTCGATGACTACGATATACAGGAAAAACTGGAGATGGAGAAGTCCGCCATAGGCATGTATATATCGGGGCATCCCTTCGAGAGACACGAGGAGAGGGCCTCCAGGTACGTCAACTGTACCATCTCCGATCTGGAGCTCTGGAGAAGCGAGAAGGTGTCTCCCTGCTTCGCCGGCATGTTGGTGGGATCGGTGGAAAAATATACCAAAAGAGGGGACCCTATGGGGATACTTCGTTTCGAGGATTGTTCCGGAGAGATAGAGGCAGTGTGTTTCCCCAAACCCAGGGAAGGAAGGCCCTGGTTGGATATCAAGCCCTCTTTGATCCCGGGAGATCCCTATCTGGTCAGAGGTTCCGTGCAGGATCGGGGCGGGGTCAACGTCCTCGTGAACGAGGTAGTTCCCCTGAAGGGAGATCTTGCAGGCGTCAGGCGATACGCCGAGATATCCCTCCGGGAGGAGGCCTTCAGAGACTCCTTTTTCAGGGAGTTTCTGCGTATATTGAAGGGGCACCCAGGCGATAGTTCGGTCTTGTTGAAGTTGGAGGGCGATCACGAAAGAGCGTGCGTGGTCCTGGACGATATCAGAATATCCCCTAGCTCGGATCTCCGCAAAAAACTGGAGAGTTTGATTTCCTCCGATCTAGTCGCTTTGAGGATATAG
- the dnaX gene encoding DNA polymerase III subunit gamma/tau produces the protein MYLSLYRRYRPQTFQDVTGQNTAVEVVRRAVSRDNVGHAYLFSGPRGCGKTTVARLFAKAVNCSDRGEGGEPCNVCDSCRSISDGNSLDVVEIDGASNNRVDEIRDLKTHVGLASFSSPYKVYIVDEVHMLSIGAFNALLKTLEEPPESVLFILATTEPFKVPVTIRSRCQHIPFHSIGLEDMVSRLRYVTELEKVKCDDDSLWEIARQADGGLRDGLSLLEQAMAVQDDGVDLSVVERLVGGGSHGELCRWLDGFHEKGELGSLKDLEGMFLRGASVERVLDGLYVIFRNLWIASRWGEKGIDSLGLSPWESRFLTRTVGRWNEPFLRDMMELTSSLMPQGRRGLRQDVLIGILMTRMVPSETPSSVDLPALEPSKEEPVKNSKLASAKPASLSVPVSDEEEPPLWSRFGDIPHIVSALAFCAISRSDDEMEVVVPPERVFCFELLSGDRNAYVMQSVLNEDGWEGRVVFRCGDRERVYEPLSVPSPQELPLDVDREDQSETVKEIKSADVSKAGNVEVPDGDDGLLRALQVVRSQTSGEVLYLRKDEEIEKEDEIDGD, from the coding sequence ATGTACCTTTCTCTGTACCGTCGCTATAGACCTCAGACTTTTCAGGACGTAACCGGTCAGAATACCGCCGTGGAGGTGGTGCGCCGCGCCGTCTCCAGGGATAACGTGGGACACGCCTATCTCTTTTCCGGACCTAGAGGTTGCGGAAAGACCACTGTGGCCAGGCTTTTCGCCAAGGCCGTCAACTGTAGCGACCGAGGCGAGGGCGGAGAACCCTGCAACGTCTGCGATTCCTGTCGCAGTATATCGGATGGAAACTCTCTCGACGTCGTAGAGATAGACGGAGCCTCCAACAACAGGGTGGACGAGATAAGGGATCTCAAGACCCACGTGGGACTGGCGTCTTTTTCCTCTCCCTACAAGGTCTACATAGTGGACGAGGTCCACATGCTTTCCATAGGGGCCTTCAACGCCTTGTTGAAGACACTGGAGGAGCCCCCCGAGTCGGTGCTCTTCATCCTGGCTACCACGGAGCCCTTCAAGGTCCCGGTTACTATTCGTTCCAGATGTCAGCACATACCCTTTCATTCCATCGGTCTGGAGGATATGGTCTCCAGACTGCGTTATGTCACCGAATTGGAAAAGGTGAAATGCGACGACGACTCTCTGTGGGAGATCGCTCGTCAGGCCGACGGTGGTCTGAGGGACGGGCTTTCGCTGTTGGAACAGGCTATGGCCGTCCAGGACGATGGGGTGGATTTGTCCGTGGTTGAACGGCTGGTGGGAGGAGGAAGTCACGGAGAGCTGTGTAGATGGCTTGACGGTTTTCATGAAAAAGGTGAACTGGGCTCCCTCAAGGACCTCGAGGGGATGTTTCTCCGAGGTGCATCTGTGGAGAGGGTGCTCGACGGCCTTTACGTCATATTCAGGAACCTCTGGATAGCCTCTCGATGGGGAGAGAAGGGAATAGACTCTTTGGGACTATCTCCCTGGGAGAGTCGTTTCCTGACTCGAACCGTCGGAAGATGGAACGAACCGTTTCTCAGGGATATGATGGAACTGACGTCGTCCCTTATGCCTCAGGGCAGAAGGGGACTGAGACAGGACGTGCTGATCGGAATTTTGATGACCCGTATGGTGCCTTCGGAAACGCCGTCCTCCGTTGATCTACCTGCCTTAGAACCGTCTAAGGAGGAGCCGGTAAAAAATTCTAAGTTGGCCTCGGCGAAACCGGCGTCCTTATCCGTTCCAGTGTCCGACGAAGAGGAACCGCCGCTGTGGTCTCGCTTCGGGGATATACCCCATATAGTATCCGCCCTGGCTTTCTGTGCCATCTCTAGGTCCGACGACGAGATGGAGGTCGTGGTACCTCCGGAAAGAGTCTTCTGTTTCGAGCTTCTCTCCGGAGACAGAAACGCCTATGTAATGCAGTCCGTACTGAACGAGGACGGATGGGAGGGGCGAGTCGTCTTTCGTTGTGGAGACCGAGAGAGGGTCTACGAGCCCTTATCGGTTCCTTCGCCGCAGGAACTTCCCCTGGATGTAGATAGAGAGGATCAAAGTGAGACTGTTAAAGAGATAAAATCGGCGGATGTCTCCAAGGCAGGGAATGTAGAGGTCCCCGACGGGGACGACGGTTTATTGAGAGCCCTTCAGGTGGTCCGGTCTCAGACCTCTGGGGAGGTCCTCTACCTCCGCAAAGACGAGGAGATTGAGAAGGAGGATGAGATAGACGGTGACTAA
- a CDS encoding M48 family metalloprotease translates to MKMDALKKMAEKAIFLLSLVFCLFLSPTVGMAGSYEREIALGKKVASQVEEQWPVVSDPVKVARVRAVFERLLPLVERKLPYRVDLLDADFPNAFCIPGGGIYVTSGMLNFVRSDGELAAILAHELTHADKNHVMIQAERSQKLSLATLAILIASEGQAAAAMMAGVAQIAITNGYSRDLEREADLGSVDKIHRAGYPPAAALTVMEGLAAEQLKRPYVDPGVFMDHPRLSDRIDYITRFIEDSGWELSRKTALNLLVTEVRESNHRLDLTVDGLPVWSSPSENREYLTEVASAISDSLELETSPHDIQIVETLEGRKSLIISGHVIASDPLPKGTSSLSELRKGILKALSAAKDKNPTADYLS, encoded by the coding sequence ATGAAGATGGATGCTCTTAAAAAAATGGCTGAGAAAGCCATTTTTTTATTATCCTTGGTTTTCTGTCTCTTCCTGTCTCCTACGGTAGGGATGGCCGGTTCCTACGAAAGGGAGATAGCCTTAGGCAAAAAAGTGGCCTCTCAGGTGGAGGAACAGTGGCCGGTCGTATCCGATCCGGTCAAGGTCGCTAGGGTAAGAGCGGTGTTCGAGAGGTTACTTCCCTTAGTCGAGAGGAAGCTCCCCTACAGGGTGGACCTCCTGGATGCGGATTTTCCCAACGCCTTCTGTATCCCCGGGGGAGGAATATACGTTACCTCCGGTATGTTGAATTTTGTCAGGAGTGACGGCGAATTGGCCGCTATTTTGGCCCACGAGTTGACCCACGCCGATAAAAATCACGTCATGATCCAGGCGGAGAGATCCCAGAAGCTATCTCTGGCTACCTTGGCTATCTTGATCGCCAGCGAGGGGCAGGCCGCCGCTGCCATGATGGCCGGAGTGGCTCAGATCGCCATAACCAATGGATACAGCCGGGACCTCGAGAGGGAGGCGGATCTCGGATCTGTCGATAAGATTCACCGGGCCGGTTATCCGCCCGCCGCCGCCCTTACCGTTATGGAGGGCTTGGCAGCGGAACAGCTGAAGAGGCCTTACGTCGACCCCGGTGTTTTCATGGATCATCCTAGACTATCCGATAGAATCGACTATATCACGAGGTTCATAGAGGACAGCGGCTGGGAGCTCAGCCGTAAAACCGCTTTGAATCTTTTAGTTACAGAAGTGAGGGAATCGAACCATAGGTTGGATCTGACCGTCGACGGGTTGCCCGTCTGGTCATCGCCCTCCGAGAATCGGGAGTACTTGACCGAGGTGGCTTCTGCTATATCCGACAGCCTGGAGCTTGAGACATCGCCACACGACATACAGATAGTAGAGACCCTCGAGGGACGGAAATCTCTTATCATAAGCGGACATGTGATAGCTTCCGACCCCCTTCCGAAAGGAACATCCTCTCTGTCCGAGCTCAGAAAGGGCATATTGAAAGCTCTCTCCGCGGCTAAGGACAAGAACCCCACAGCAGACTATCTTTCCTGA
- the fliS gene encoding flagellar export chaperone FliS encodes MEQKNQNAQLAYQVTRIRTASREQLLLITYDIAIRFCIAAESAIAKGDTEESHENLLRAQNAVRELMVSLNVQVGGSVAENLMGLYDFMHRSLVEANVEKSEEKVVMVRSMLEELRDTWQEALEKIKKEAISNKQEEPVPSGGGVSFAG; translated from the coding sequence ATGGAACAGAAGAATCAGAACGCTCAGTTGGCCTATCAGGTCACGAGGATCAGAACTGCCTCTAGAGAACAGCTGTTGCTGATAACCTACGATATAGCCATTCGATTTTGTATAGCTGCCGAGTCCGCCATAGCGAAGGGGGATACCGAGGAAAGCCACGAGAACCTCCTGAGAGCCCAGAACGCCGTTAGAGAGTTGATGGTGTCTCTCAACGTACAGGTCGGTGGTTCCGTTGCGGAGAACTTGATGGGGCTCTACGATTTCATGCATCGTAGCCTCGTGGAGGCCAACGTGGAGAAATCGGAGGAAAAGGTGGTTATGGTCAGGTCCATGCTGGAAGAGCTGCGAGACACCTGGCAGGAGGCTTTGGAGAAGATCAAGAAAGAGGCTATCTCCAACAAGCAGGAGGAGCCCGTCCCGTCCGGGGGAGGAGTCAGTTTTGCCGGTTAA
- a CDS encoding 1-phosphofructokinase family hexose kinase has translation MIVTVTLNPAVDEGYVVRDFNPGGWFRAASSDRSPGGKGINVSLLLNQLGHESAAMGFLAGFNGDYIRDVLRRLRITTNFVHVTGETRTNVYVVDETGRVETGISESGPEIPEDALTRFLSNYRRMLNRASVVVIGGSIPPGVPQDIYRDLVSMAKDVGVETFVDAAGPAFMAGIEAGPSFAKIDHRFMSQLSGTPLSTLDNLIHAVSDLHDLGVNWAVSSYHVYGDVFFTPDGIYLAKLGDRTDVVSMFGASDALVAGMVVGYREGMSPEEAIRFSMACAMEEATHMAKGISGRDAVERYMSTVEIEKLR, from the coding sequence ATGATCGTCACTGTGACTCTAAACCCAGCGGTCGATGAAGGCTACGTAGTCAGGGATTTCAATCCAGGAGGTTGGTTTCGGGCGGCATCGTCCGATAGATCTCCGGGGGGAAAGGGGATCAACGTCTCCCTGCTCCTGAATCAGCTGGGTCATGAATCGGCCGCTATGGGGTTTCTGGCGGGGTTCAACGGGGATTACATCAGAGACGTCTTGAGGCGTCTTCGCATAACCACCAACTTCGTACATGTTACCGGAGAGACCAGGACTAACGTCTACGTGGTGGACGAAACCGGCCGGGTCGAGACGGGGATATCCGAGTCTGGACCGGAGATCCCCGAGGATGCCCTTACCCGCTTTCTCTCCAACTACAGACGAATGTTGAACAGAGCTTCGGTAGTGGTGATAGGAGGATCCATCCCTCCTGGAGTTCCGCAGGATATCTACAGGGATCTGGTATCCATGGCCAAGGACGTGGGGGTGGAAACCTTTGTCGACGCAGCCGGGCCAGCTTTTATGGCTGGTATCGAGGCGGGACCGTCCTTCGCCAAGATCGACCATAGGTTCATGTCTCAGCTTTCGGGGACTCCGCTTTCGACCCTGGATAACCTGATTCACGCTGTCTCCGACCTCCACGATCTGGGGGTAAACTGGGCGGTCTCCTCGTATCACGTCTACGGGGACGTGTTCTTCACCCCGGACGGTATCTATCTGGCAAAACTAGGAGATAGGACCGACGTGGTCTCGATGTTCGGGGCCAGCGATGCCCTGGTGGCTGGAATGGTAGTCGGTTACAGAGAAGGTATGTCTCCTGAGGAGGCCATCCGATTCAGCATGGCCTGTGCCATGGAGGAAGCTACTCATATGGCCAAGGGAATCAGCGGTAGGGACGCCGTCGAACGTTATATGTCGACGGTGGAGATAGAAAAACTTCGTTGA
- the trxB gene encoding thioredoxin-disulfide reductase: MEQRDLVIIGAGPAGLTAAIYGRRAGLSTLVIEKGVFGGAICVTDEIENWPGVKHATGPELGDMFRDHAESLKTEFMEAEVKSIKENGDSKIVVTDKGEIEAKALIVATGASFRKLGCPGEAEFTGKGVSYCATCDGAFFEDLEIAVIGGGNTAVEEACYLTQFASKVYIVHRRDKFRADQVAVDRALANPKIQPVWDSVVEEIAGDGMVEKVVLKNVKTEEISEIPVSGVFMFVGNTPNAELVKDILETEKGGWVKTDEKMASSMKGLFVAGDLRSKSLRQVVTAASDGAIAAMSSYEYIAEHF, translated from the coding sequence ATGGAACAGAGAGATCTTGTCATCATAGGAGCCGGGCCTGCCGGTCTTACCGCGGCCATTTACGGAAGAAGGGCCGGTTTGAGCACCTTGGTGATAGAGAAGGGCGTCTTTGGAGGCGCTATCTGCGTGACCGACGAGATCGAGAATTGGCCTGGCGTTAAGCACGCTACCGGTCCCGAGCTCGGAGATATGTTCAGAGATCACGCCGAGTCCCTGAAGACAGAGTTCATGGAGGCCGAGGTCAAGTCCATCAAGGAGAACGGAGATTCCAAGATAGTCGTGACCGACAAGGGCGAGATAGAGGCCAAAGCCCTCATCGTCGCTACCGGAGCCAGCTTCCGGAAGCTCGGTTGCCCCGGAGAGGCCGAGTTCACCGGCAAGGGCGTTAGTTACTGTGCTACCTGCGACGGGGCCTTTTTCGAGGATCTCGAGATAGCGGTCATCGGTGGAGGGAACACAGCCGTCGAGGAGGCCTGCTACCTCACTCAGTTTGCTTCCAAGGTCTATATCGTACATAGAAGGGACAAGTTCCGTGCCGATCAGGTGGCGGTGGATCGCGCCCTGGCCAATCCCAAGATCCAGCCTGTCTGGGATTCCGTGGTCGAGGAGATCGCCGGGGACGGTATGGTCGAGAAGGTCGTTCTCAAGAACGTCAAGACCGAAGAGATCTCCGAGATCCCCGTGTCCGGCGTGTTCATGTTCGTCGGCAACACGCCCAACGCCGAGTTGGTCAAGGATATCCTGGAGACCGAGAAGGGCGGATGGGTCAAGACCGACGAGAAGATGGCCTCATCGATGAAGGGACTCTTCGTCGCCGGCGACCTTAGGAGCAAATCCCTCCGCCAGGTGGTCACTGCCGCTAGCGACGGAGCTATCGCGGCCATGTCCTCCTATGAATATATTGCGGAGCACTTCTAG
- the prmC gene encoding peptide chain release factor N(5)-glutamine methyltransferase: protein MNTSLDELRRLFIAGLSEAGIDGPDLDVDLILSHFMGVDRSWIHCHGEFSVEYVTLDLMKEAVLRRRDREPLHYILGSCPFWGKSLSVGAGSLIPRPETEFLVEAALRDFDGGTFVDWGTGSGCIACAILSDRPEASCVAVDSEASAIEVAYGNLQKEGVLNRCLLWHGSTPESIPLASGTVDLVVSNPPYIPSEDVPSLMPEVSRYEPRSALDGGRDGLDPYRMLLPWAERVLRPGGLLWVEFGGADQVRPLEEMTPSGMSLLEVRNDLSCIPRLMGWRRV from the coding sequence GTGAACACGTCTCTGGACGAACTGAGACGGCTGTTCATAGCTGGTCTCTCCGAAGCTGGAATCGACGGTCCCGATCTGGATGTCGATCTGATATTGTCTCATTTTATGGGCGTGGATAGGTCGTGGATCCACTGTCACGGGGAATTCTCCGTTGAATATGTCACGTTGGACTTAATGAAGGAGGCTGTTCTTCGACGGAGAGATAGAGAGCCCCTTCACTATATTTTAGGCAGCTGTCCCTTCTGGGGAAAGTCCCTGTCCGTGGGGGCCGGCAGCCTGATTCCACGGCCTGAGACGGAGTTCCTGGTCGAAGCGGCCCTAAGGGACTTCGACGGCGGAACGTTCGTCGACTGGGGGACCGGCTCGGGATGTATCGCCTGTGCGATCCTATCCGATAGACCGGAGGCCTCCTGTGTCGCGGTAGACTCCGAGGCGTCGGCGATAGAGGTAGCCTACGGCAATCTCCAAAAAGAGGGGGTTTTGAACCGCTGTCTGCTTTGGCACGGCTCGACCCCCGAGTCCATCCCTTTGGCTTCCGGAACGGTGGATCTGGTAGTCTCCAATCCACCCTATATTCCCTCCGAGGACGTTCCTTCGTTGATGCCGGAGGTCTCCCGTTACGAGCCCCGTTCTGCCCTCGATGGAGGCAGAGATGGTCTGGATCCATACAGGATGCTCCTGCCCTGGGCGGAGAGGGTTCTCCGCCCAGGAGGACTGCTTTGGGTCGAGTTCGGAGGGGCAGACCAGGTTCGACCTCTGGAGGAGATGACGCCATCGGGAATGTCGCTCCTCGAGGTTAGGAACGACCTTTCCTGTATACCTCGCCTTATGGGATGGCGTCGTGTATAA
- the prfA gene encoding peptide chain release factor 1: MKLDDKLQEIAAIHEEIEHKMADPSVTSNPRELQSLGKKHAELSEIVGAYEEYKRIRSELEEAKALLDSDDPEMAQLAKEEVHSLEPLLEEQEKKVTLLLLPKDPNDDKSVMVEIRAGTGGDEAALFASDLFRMYSRFAEQRRWSVDILDANETEIGGYKEIVFKVDGQGAYSDLKYESGVHRVQRVPATESGGRIHTSAATVAVLPEAEEVDVEIRQEDLKIDTYRSSGAGGQHVNMTDSAVRITHLPTGIVVTCQDERSQIKNRARAMAFLRTKLYDMEQQKRQDAEAQERKGQIGSGDRSERIRTYNFPQNRITDHRIGLTLYKLEAAMGGAITELVEALRMAEQAERMKDLDDR, from the coding sequence GTGAAATTAGACGATAAACTTCAGGAAATAGCGGCCATCCATGAGGAAATAGAGCACAAAATGGCCGACCCCTCGGTGACTTCCAACCCCAGAGAGCTTCAGTCTCTGGGGAAGAAGCATGCCGAGCTGTCGGAGATCGTGGGGGCCTACGAAGAATACAAGAGGATAAGATCCGAGCTGGAGGAAGCCAAGGCCCTTTTGGACTCGGACGACCCCGAGATGGCCCAGTTGGCCAAGGAGGAGGTTCATAGTCTGGAACCTCTTCTGGAGGAGCAGGAAAAAAAGGTTACCTTGTTGCTTCTTCCCAAGGACCCGAACGACGATAAAAGCGTGATGGTAGAGATAAGAGCCGGTACCGGCGGAGACGAGGCCGCGCTTTTCGCCTCCGACCTTTTCCGTATGTACAGTCGTTTCGCCGAGCAGCGTCGATGGTCGGTGGACATACTGGATGCCAACGAAACGGAGATAGGAGGCTACAAGGAGATCGTCTTCAAGGTCGACGGTCAGGGGGCCTACAGCGATCTAAAGTACGAGAGCGGGGTCCACAGGGTTCAGAGGGTGCCTGCCACCGAATCGGGGGGGAGGATACATACGTCCGCTGCCACGGTGGCGGTCCTGCCCGAGGCGGAGGAGGTCGATGTTGAGATTCGTCAGGAAGACCTCAAGATAGATACCTACCGTTCCAGCGGTGCCGGAGGACAGCACGTCAACATGACCGACTCGGCTGTCAGGATCACCCATCTTCCGACCGGCATAGTCGTCACCTGTCAGGACGAGAGGTCGCAGATAAAGAACAGAGCGAGGGCCATGGCTTTCCTGCGGACCAAGCTCTACGACATGGAACAGCAGAAGAGGCAGGACGCCGAAGCCCAGGAGCGAAAGGGTCAGATAGGTTCGGGGGACCGTTCCGAGAGGATAAGGACCTACAATTTTCCTCAAAACAGGATAACCGACCATAGAATAGGGCTTACCCTTTACAAGCTCGAAGCCGCTATGGGAGGAGCCATAACGGAGTTGGTAGAGGCTCTTAGAATGGCCGAACAGGCGGAGCGGATGAAGGATCTGGACGATAGGTGA